In Acidobacteriota bacterium, one genomic interval encodes:
- a CDS encoding alkaline phosphatase family protein, with the protein MRRAFSFLCGALLLTAAAVPLCAARPAPPAARPPRVIVVGWDGADWSLLDPLLASGRLPHLKALLEKGAQARLETYRPRASPLLWTTMATGLTPPEHGVVDFQEFDVATGSSLPVSGRSRTGPAIWNVASAKGLTSGVVGWWATWPAEAVKGFFISDRASPVLFDAATLSQSPGLTWPPDLADGVRLLGRREGSPGYEDVAKFLHVSRAAFDASVAAGRDLDDEVTGFRKILGSTRVYARTALDLYDRSKPDLLMLYLEGTDEIGHVLGKYNPPLLPGVDRDEFEKYRDAVALFYAECDRILGELAVRAERDGATLVLVSDHGFKWGADRPVLVSSVRAETAYLWHEPWGVFVLAGPGAAHAKERRTVNVFDVAPILCRLLGLPPDVRMKGKIPAGLLTAAAPAAKPAVAWDKAFKVERAAITRNLAAEKKAGEEFAKKLVSLGYLSGSSAQAPVAAGSGTGDVRMTPYGVANIGVFYAESGRVKEAIPWFEKAVAADPKAPTLRTNLADAWEKLGRMEAADAEALKALELGGEDANDLFLARVVKRMESGNAPAAIALLEKATRQVRPARPQLQDALGRLYFDRRRCVEAQRVFEELSVSTPQDPGAWLMLGRTRRCTGDASGARAALDRAARLGGNPAAIAREMEALGGPR; encoded by the coding sequence ATGAGACGCGCCTTCTCCTTCCTCTGTGGAGCCCTGCTCCTGACGGCCGCGGCGGTGCCCCTCTGCGCCGCGAGACCGGCGCCTCCGGCCGCGCGCCCGCCCCGCGTCATCGTCGTGGGCTGGGACGGCGCCGACTGGAGCCTCCTCGATCCGCTGCTCGCGTCCGGGCGGCTCCCGCACCTCAAGGCTCTCCTCGAAAAGGGCGCGCAGGCCCGCCTCGAGACGTACCGGCCCCGCGCCTCGCCGCTCCTCTGGACGACGATGGCCACGGGCCTGACGCCGCCGGAGCACGGCGTCGTGGATTTCCAGGAATTCGACGTCGCGACCGGATCGTCCCTGCCCGTCTCGGGCCGCTCGCGCACGGGCCCCGCGATCTGGAACGTGGCCTCCGCGAAGGGGCTGACCTCGGGCGTGGTCGGCTGGTGGGCCACGTGGCCCGCCGAGGCGGTGAAGGGGTTCTTCATCTCCGACCGGGCGTCGCCGGTTCTCTTCGATGCCGCGACGCTCTCGCAGTCTCCCGGCCTCACGTGGCCGCCCGACCTGGCCGACGGCGTCCGCCTTCTCGGCCGCCGCGAGGGGAGCCCGGGGTACGAGGACGTCGCGAAATTTCTCCACGTCTCCCGCGCCGCGTTCGACGCGTCGGTTGCGGCCGGCCGCGATCTCGACGACGAGGTGACGGGGTTCCGGAAGATCCTCGGCTCGACGCGCGTCTACGCGAGGACCGCGCTCGACCTCTACGACCGCAGCAAGCCCGACCTCCTCATGCTCTACCTCGAGGGCACCGACGAGATCGGGCACGTCCTCGGCAAGTACAACCCGCCGCTCCTTCCGGGCGTCGACCGGGACGAGTTCGAGAAGTACAGGGACGCCGTGGCCCTCTTCTACGCGGAGTGCGACCGGATCCTCGGCGAGCTGGCCGTGCGCGCGGAGAGGGACGGCGCGACGCTCGTGCTCGTCTCCGACCACGGCTTCAAGTGGGGCGCGGACCGGCCGGTGCTCGTATCGTCGGTCCGGGCCGAGACGGCGTACCTCTGGCACGAGCCGTGGGGCGTCTTCGTCCTCGCGGGCCCGGGGGCCGCGCACGCGAAGGAGCGGCGGACCGTCAACGTGTTCGACGTCGCGCCGATCCTCTGCCGCCTCCTCGGCCTGCCGCCCGACGTCCGGATGAAAGGGAAGATCCCCGCCGGCCTCCTGACGGCGGCAGCCCCGGCCGCGAAGCCGGCCGTCGCATGGGACAAGGCGTTCAAGGTCGAGCGCGCGGCCATCACGCGCAACCTCGCCGCCGAGAAGAAGGCGGGCGAGGAGTTCGCGAAGAAGCTCGTCTCGCTCGGCTACCTCTCGGGCTCGTCGGCTCAGGCGCCGGTCGCCGCGGGCTCCGGCACGGGCGACGTGCGGATGACGCCGTACGGGGTCGCGAACATCGGCGTCTTCTATGCGGAGAGCGGGCGCGTGAAAGAGGCCATCCCCTGGTTCGAGAAAGCGGTCGCCGCGGACCCGAAGGCTCCGACGCTCCGGACGAACCTCGCGGACGCCTGGGAGAAACTCGGCCGAATGGAAGCCGCCGACGCCGAGGCCCTCAAGGCCCTCGAGCTCGGCGGAGAGGACGCCAACGACCTTTTCCTCGCGCGGGTCGTGAAGCGCATGGAATCGGGGAACGCGCCCGCGGCGATCGCCCTCCTCGAGAAGGCGACGCGGCAGGTGCGTCCCGCCCGGCCGCAGCTGCAGGACGCGCTCGGCCGCCTCTACTTCGACCGTCGCCGTTGCGTGGAAGCGCAGCGCGTGTTCGAGGAGCTCTCCGTCTCGACGCCGCAGGATCCCGGCGCCTGGCTCATGCTCGGCCGCACGCGCCGCTGCACGGGCGACGCCTCCGGCGCGCGCGCCGCTCTCGACCGCGCCGCGCGCCTCGGCGGCAACCCCGCCGCGATTGCGCGCGAAATGGAAGCCCTCGGAGGCCCTCGCTGA
- a CDS encoding tetratricopeptide repeat protein produces MPTVRRLVALLLAAALPALSAPPAKTAAPAPKKARVVLVGWDGADWKYLDPLLKAGTLPNLAALVAKGRTWNLDTYQPMASPLVWTTVATGRTPVDHGVTDFQELDPKTGVRLPISGRSRRVPAIWNLASAKGLTVGVVGWWATWPAEKVNGFLVSDRAAPVLFDPESLARSPAVAWPEGLGDGVRMIGRREGSPPYEDVAKALHVSRAEFDAAVAAKKDLADPITGFRKILGVTRTIAKIGLELYDRSSLDLFMVYFQGTDEIGHVLGRYEAPKLPAVSEDDHRKYRDGIAAIYVEADRVLGELAARAQKDGATLILASDHGFRHGADRPAFVSGTQFDTAFLWHEPPGILAAAGPGVIPSPTRGRASVFDLAPTLCRLLGLPADPAFEGKLVPGFTGLPAVPAASWAKAAPVERLVPATNAATEKEEKKAADEFTKQLISLGYLTGAEASAVDARPSNRAGTETAGSFQNVGTFLRDRGKPAEAVVWYRKALEVNPKSATAWVNLATGLHQLGKYDESDDALLAAIANGYHDPEATVYRRVKLYTDAKGKDQRPQLVSFLKKVVAAYPREDRYRASLGKAFFETGDCASARELFEELSSRPAPEVENLNLLALTSWCLGDLARAKAAFERSLAINPNQPVVREGLATIEKGRPMR; encoded by the coding sequence ATGCCGACCGTCCGCCGCCTCGTCGCCCTTCTGCTCGCCGCCGCGCTGCCCGCGCTCTCGGCGCCCCCCGCAAAGACCGCGGCGCCCGCGCCGAAGAAGGCCCGCGTCGTCCTCGTGGGCTGGGACGGCGCGGACTGGAAGTACCTCGACCCGCTGCTGAAGGCGGGCACGCTCCCGAATCTCGCGGCCCTCGTCGCGAAGGGCCGGACGTGGAACCTCGACACGTACCAGCCGATGGCTTCGCCGCTCGTCTGGACGACAGTCGCCACGGGCCGCACCCCCGTGGACCACGGCGTCACGGACTTCCAGGAGCTGGACCCGAAGACGGGCGTGCGCCTCCCGATCTCGGGCCGGTCGCGCCGCGTTCCCGCGATCTGGAACCTCGCCTCGGCGAAGGGCCTCACCGTGGGCGTCGTGGGCTGGTGGGCGACGTGGCCCGCGGAAAAGGTGAACGGTTTCCTCGTCTCGGACCGCGCCGCGCCGGTCCTCTTCGACCCCGAGTCGCTCGCGCGCTCGCCCGCGGTCGCGTGGCCGGAGGGGCTCGGCGACGGCGTGCGGATGATCGGCCGCCGCGAGGGCAGCCCGCCGTACGAGGACGTCGCGAAGGCTCTCCACGTCTCGCGTGCCGAATTCGACGCGGCCGTCGCCGCGAAGAAGGACCTCGCGGATCCCATCACGGGCTTCCGCAAGATCCTCGGCGTCACGCGCACGATCGCGAAGATCGGCCTCGAGCTCTACGACCGCTCGAGCCTCGACCTCTTCATGGTCTATTTCCAGGGCACGGACGAGATCGGCCACGTCCTCGGGCGCTACGAAGCCCCGAAGCTGCCGGCGGTTTCCGAGGACGACCACCGGAAGTACCGCGACGGCATCGCGGCGATCTACGTGGAAGCCGACCGGGTTCTCGGCGAGCTTGCCGCGCGCGCACAGAAGGACGGCGCGACGCTGATCCTCGCGTCCGACCACGGCTTCCGGCACGGCGCGGACCGCCCGGCGTTCGTGTCCGGGACGCAGTTCGACACGGCGTTCCTCTGGCACGAGCCGCCCGGCATCCTCGCGGCGGCCGGGCCGGGCGTGATCCCCTCTCCAACGAGAGGGAGGGCGAGCGTCTTCGACCTCGCGCCCACTCTCTGCCGTCTCCTCGGCCTTCCGGCGGACCCGGCGTTCGAGGGAAAGCTCGTCCCCGGATTCACCGGCCTTCCGGCGGTTCCGGCGGCGTCCTGGGCGAAGGCCGCGCCGGTGGAGCGCCTCGTGCCCGCGACGAACGCGGCGACCGAAAAGGAAGAGAAGAAGGCCGCCGACGAGTTCACGAAGCAGCTCATCTCGCTCGGTTACCTCACGGGCGCCGAGGCGTCGGCCGTGGACGCGCGGCCCTCGAACCGCGCGGGCACGGAAACCGCGGGCTCGTTCCAGAACGTGGGAACGTTTTTGCGCGACCGCGGAAAGCCCGCGGAGGCCGTCGTCTGGTACCGGAAGGCGCTCGAGGTGAACCCGAAGTCGGCCACGGCCTGGGTGAACCTCGCGACCGGCCTCCACCAGCTGGGGAAGTACGACGAGTCCGACGACGCGCTCCTCGCCGCGATCGCGAACGGCTATCACGACCCGGAAGCCACCGTGTACCGGCGCGTGAAGCTCTACACGGATGCGAAGGGGAAGGACCAGCGCCCGCAGCTCGTCTCCTTCCTGAAGAAGGTCGTCGCGGCGTACCCGAGGGAAGACCGCTACCGCGCCTCGCTCGGAAAGGCGTTCTTCGAGACGGGCGACTGCGCGAGCGCGCGGGAGCTCTTCGAGGAGCTTTCCAGCCGCCCCGCGCCGGAGGTCGAGAACCTGAACCTCCTCGCCCTCACGAGCTGGTGCCTCGGCGACCTCGCGCGCGCGAAGGCCGCCTTCGAGCGCTCGCTCGCGATCAACCCGAACCAGCCGGTCGTGCGCGAGGGCCTCGCGACCATCGAGAAGGGGAGACCGATGCGATGA
- a CDS encoding glycosyltransferase produces MSVPRKVSVVVPVYNEEANLPLLLPRLLPVLAGMGRPYEIVFVDDGSRDRSLEILKAAAAANPGAVKVVELVRNAGQHMAILAAFTATDGEYVITLDADLQNPPEEIPKVVAAMDAGHDVVGTIRQNRQDTFFRRAASRLVNRTTAAITGMRLNDYGCMLRGYHRDVVDVMSASDEAATFIPALAQQYARRPVEIPVAHAERTAGESKYSLYKLVRLNFDLMTGFSVVPLQVFGLLGFVTAVSGVAFGVFLLVRRIVVGAEVDGVFTLFALAFVVMGVLMAGIGIVGEYVGRIYQQVRGRPRFLIRKVWGAN; encoded by the coding sequence ATGAGCGTCCCGCGAAAGGTCTCGGTCGTCGTGCCCGTTTACAACGAGGAGGCGAACCTCCCGCTGCTTCTCCCGCGGCTCCTGCCGGTCCTCGCGGGCATGGGCCGTCCGTACGAAATCGTCTTCGTGGACGACGGCTCGCGCGACCGCTCGCTCGAGATCCTCAAGGCCGCCGCCGCCGCGAACCCGGGGGCCGTCAAGGTCGTCGAGCTCGTCCGGAACGCGGGCCAGCACATGGCGATCCTCGCGGCCTTCACGGCGACGGACGGCGAGTACGTCATCACGCTGGACGCGGACCTCCAGAACCCGCCCGAGGAGATCCCGAAGGTCGTCGCGGCCATGGACGCCGGACACGACGTCGTCGGGACGATCCGCCAGAACCGGCAGGACACCTTCTTCCGCCGCGCGGCGTCGCGTCTCGTGAACCGGACCACGGCCGCCATCACGGGGATGAGGCTGAACGACTACGGCTGCATGCTCCGCGGCTACCACCGGGACGTCGTGGACGTCATGTCCGCCTCGGACGAGGCCGCGACGTTCATCCCGGCTCTCGCCCAGCAGTACGCCCGGCGGCCGGTGGAGATCCCCGTCGCCCACGCCGAGCGCACGGCGGGCGAGTCGAAGTATTCTCTCTACAAGCTCGTGCGCCTGAACTTCGACCTCATGACCGGCTTTTCCGTCGTCCCGCTGCAGGTCTTCGGGCTGCTGGGCTTCGTGACGGCCGTCTCCGGGGTCGCGTTCGGCGTCTTCCTCCTCGTCCGCCGGATCGTGGTCGGAGCCGAGGTGGACGGCGTGTTCACGCTGTTCGCGCTCGCCTTCGTCGTCATGGGCGTCCTGATGGCCGGAATCGGGATCGTCGGCGAGTACGTGGGCCGCATCTACCAGCAGGTGCGCGGCCGGCCGCGCTTCCTCATCCGGAAGGTGTGGGGGGCGAACTGA